A section of the Alligator mississippiensis isolate rAllMis1 chromosome 8, rAllMis1, whole genome shotgun sequence genome encodes:
- the LOC106739708 gene encoding general transcription factor II-I repeat domain-containing protein 2-like — protein MSSSKKRKVDAECQIFNKEWTSKYFFIDVGGKPACLICKESMAVFKEYNLNRHFESKHASKYKNLSAKEKAKKTEEMVAGMQKEQTRYRMESAQDGIMRTSYEIAHTIVKNSKPFSEGEFIKECLVVSATILCPEKNKLFENICLSRQTIERHVEDISKNLDLQLKRKVNNFSYFALALQESCVKDPAHFLMFIRGISKNFELTEELASVQSMEGTTTGKDLLEAVNQCMSKLEVDWKKLVCVTINTNPNLTDKHTGLLKSIQDQVKETNPEQNIIFLHCSIHQEALYRSVLKLSTVMDTVTKLVNYIRVKGLNHRQFVPLLEESESEHTDVLYHTNVRWLSLGKVLKSVWKLRTEIGLFLNLEEKDSAFPQLNDADWLSEFAFAVDIVGLMNDLNSRLHRKGLFAHELHFSVKSFMMKLLLFSHQIGNKEFSNFPTLQQVTVCDQNLEKYMSSLLNLHAELSRQFEDFQMIENDLSLVSSPFTFDVDNAPSELQLELIDLQCDALLVQQFKLVPLPRFYASLNEQNFQKIKANAQKMLVVFGSMYICEQTFSVMKVSKSNLRFSVSDDQFAGVVRIATTEMMPDFDSLVNSHSRLHS, from the coding sequence ATGAGCTCATCAAAGAAGAGGAAGGTGGATGCTGAATGCCAAATATTCAACAAAGAATGgacttctaaatatttttttattgatgTGGGTGGAAAACCTGCATGCTTAATTTGCAAAGAAAGCATGGCGGTGTTCAAAGAATACAATTTGAATCGGCATTTTGAAAGCAAGCATGCATCCAAATATAAGAACTTGTCTgccaaagaaaaagcaaagaaaactgaGGAGATGGTTGCTGGAATGCAGAAAGAGCAAACAAGGTACAGGATGGAATCGGCACAAGATGGAATTATGAGAACAAGCTACGAGATTGCACACACAATCGTCAAGAACAGCAAACCATTCTCTGAAGGAGAATTTATAAAAGAATGTCTGGTTGTCTCTGCCACAATTTTATGCCCAGAAAAGAACAAGCTGTTTGAGAACATTTGCTTGTCAAGGCAAACTATTGAGAGACATGTCGAGGATATCTCTAAGAACCTGGACCTGCAGTTGAAGAGGAAGGTCAACAATTTCTCATATTTTGCATTGGCACTCCAGGAAAGTTGTGTCAAGGACCCAGCCCATTTCTTGATGTTTATTCGTGGTATCAGCAAAAATTTTGAGCTCACAGAAGAACTGGCATCAGTACAGTCCATGGAAGGCACAACAACTGGAAAAGATTTATTGGAGGCAGTAAATCAATGCATGTCAAAATTAGAAGTGGATTGGAAAAAATTGGTGTGTGTGACTATCAACACAAATCCAAACTTGACAGACAAACACACTGGATTGCTGAAAAGTATTCAAGACCAAGTCAAAGAAACAAATCCAGAACAGAACATTATTTTTTTGCATTGCAGTATTCATCAAGAGGCCCTCTATAGAAGTGTTCTAAAACTGAGCACTGTCATGGACACGGTTACAAAACTGGTCAACTACATTCGAGTAAAAGGATTAAACCACAGACAGTTTGTACCTCTGCTTGAGGAATCTGAATCTGAGCACACAGATGTCCTGTATCATACCAATGTAAGATGGCTTAGCTTGGGTAAAGTTTTGAAAAGTGTATGGAAACTGAGAACTGAGATTGGTTTGTTTTTGAACTTAGAAGAAAAAGATTCAGCTTTCCCACAGCTGAATGATGCAGATTGGCTCTCTGAGTTTGCATTTGCTGTTGATATTGTGGGCCTCATGAATGATCTGAATTCAAGACTACACAGGAAGGGGCTTTTTGCTCATGAGTTGCATTTTAGTGTGAAGTCATTTATGATGAAGTTACTCCTTTTCTCCCATCAGATAGGAAACAAGGAGTTCAGCAATTTTCCTACATTGCAGCAGGTAACTGTTTGTGATCAAAACCTGGAAAAGTACATGTCGTCACTACTCAACTTGCATGCTGAATTGTCTCGCCAATTTGAGGATTTTCAAATGATAGAAAATGACCTGTCTCTGGTCTCCTCACCTTTTACCTTTGATGTTGACAATGCTCCATCTGAGCTCCAACTTGAGCTCATTGACCTGCAGTGTGATGCATTGCTTGTACAGCAGTTCAAATTAGTGCCGCTTCCTAGGTTTTATGCATCTCTCAATGAACAGAACTTTCAAAAGATCAAGGCTAATGCCCAGAAGATGCTTGTGGTGTTTGGATCAATGTACATATGTGAGCAGACATTTTCTGTGATGAAAGTCAGTAAATCAAATCTCAGGTTTTCAGTGAGCGATGACCAATTTGCAGGAGTGGTCCGCATAGCAACAACAGAGATGATGCCTGACTTTGATTCTTTGGTTAATTCACATTCAAGACTTCATTCTTAG